The following proteins are co-located in the Apis mellifera strain DH4 linkage group LG11, Amel_HAv3.1, whole genome shotgun sequence genome:
- the LOC410306 gene encoding ADP-ribosylation factor 2: MGLTISSLLTRLFGKKQMRILMVGLDAAGKTTILYKLKLGEIVTTIPTIGFNVETVEYRNICFTVWDVGGQDKIRPLWRHYFQNTQGLIYVVDSNDRERIGEAERELANMLKEDELRDAVLLVFANKQDLPNAMSAAELTDKLGLNSLRGRHWYIQSTCATQGHGLYEGLDWLSNELAKK; this comes from the coding sequence ATGGGCCTAACAATTAGTAGCCTACTTACTCGGCTTTTTGGTAAAAAGCAAATGAGAATATTAATGGTGGGTCTGGATGCTGCTGGAAAGactactatattatataaactaaaaCTTGGTGAAATTGTCACAACAATACCTACCATTGGTTTCAATGTTGAAACTGTTGAATATAGGAATATATGTTTTACGGTATGGGATGTTGGTGGTCAAGATAAAATCAGACCACTTTGGAGACATTACTTCCAAAATACACAAGGTCTCATTTATGTTGTTGATAGTAATGATCGGGAACGTATTGGAGAAGCAGAACGTGAACTAGCAAACATGTTAAAAGAAGATGAACTAAGGGATGCAGTTCTTTTAGTTTTTGCTAATAAACAAGACTTACCAAATGCCATGTCTGCAGCAGAACTTACAGATAAATTAGGATTGAATTCTTTACGTGGACGTCATTGGTATATTCAAAGTACTTGTGCTACTCAAGGACATGGACTTTATGAAGGACTTGATTGGTTGAGTAATGAATTAGCtaaaaagtga